The stretch of DNA GAGCAAATTTGCCTATCACGCACTCATGCTCTATCACCGCACCAGAGTTTATGATAGCGCCCTCTTTTATACGAGCTTTTGCGTTTATAACGGCATTTGGCATGACAACTACGCCTTTTTCTATCACAGCACTTTCGCTCACAACCGCGCTTTTATGGATCAAATTTACTATCTCAAAGCCAGTAGCCTCCACCTTTTGGCTGATCTTTTGCCTAGTTTTATTATCACCTATGGATATTATGATGTCGGCTTTTTCAAGCTCTGGGCTAAATTTACACTCGCTAGCATCATCTAAAAAAACTATCTCATCATAGCCTCTATTTCTAGCGATGTCAGCAACCACAAGGCCATGCCCACTCGCTCCGTATATGTAAATTTTCTTAGTTTTTGCCATTAAATTTCTCCGTCGTCGCCTGCCCCTCTTTGCTGACACCACTTCGTTTTAGCACCTTTTCTATGGTCTGCAAAGCGATCTTTACATCAAGCATAAAGCTTAAATTTTTAGCGTAATAGACGTCATATTCAAATTTTTTCTCCCAGCTTATGGCATTTCTGCCATTTACCTGTGCTAGGCCCGTGATACCAGGGCGCACGTCGTGGCGGTGCTTTTGCGTTTCGTTGTAGATGGGTAGGTACTCGACCAAAAGCGGCCTTGGTCCGATGAAACTCATATCGCCTTTTAGCACGTTAAAGAGCTGTGGTAGCTCATCAAGGCTAAGAGAGCGGATCAGTTTGCCAAATTTACCAAGGCGCTGCTCATCTGGCAAGAGCTCGCCATTTGCGTCACGCTCGTCGCTCATCGTTTTAAATTTATAAATTTTAAAAATTTTCTCATTTAGACCCGGTCTTGCCTGCGTAAAAATTACGTCACGGCTCACCTTAAAATAGATAAAAATCGCCGTTGCTATAATGATAGGCGACGTTAAAATGAGCAAAAACAAAGCCCCCAAAATATCAATCACCCTCTTTAAAAAATTTCTATACATCTATAAATTTCCTATAAATTTCTATATATCTTTTCGCGATTTGCTTCTCGTCAAACTCGCTAACCGCCCAGTCTCTGCCATTTTGCCCAAGTCTAGCACAAAGTGCTTCGTCATCAAGCAAA from Campylobacter concisus encodes:
- the pglD gene encoding UDP-N-acetylbacillosamine N-acetyltransferase, whose product is MAKTKKIYIYGASGHGLVVADIARNRGYDEIVFLDDASECKFSPELEKADIIISIGDNKTRQKISQKVEATGFEIVNLIHKSAVVSESAVIEKGVVVMPNAVINAKARIKEGAIINSGAVIEHECVIGKFAHISPNAALAGNVSVGEFTHIGIGSSIIQGISIGKNCIIGAGSVVVRDIKDGIKAYGVPACERAKI
- the pglC gene encoding undecaprenyl phosphate N,N'-diacetylbacillosamine 1-phosphate transferase, with the translated sequence MYRNFLKRVIDILGALFLLILTSPIIIATAIFIYFKVSRDVIFTQARPGLNEKIFKIYKFKTMSDERDANGELLPDEQRLGKFGKLIRSLSLDELPQLFNVLKGDMSFIGPRPLLVEYLPIYNETQKHRHDVRPGITGLAQVNGRNAISWEKKFEYDVYYAKNLSFMLDVKIALQTIEKVLKRSGVSKEGQATTEKFNGKN